One Salvia splendens isolate huo1 chromosome 22, SspV2, whole genome shotgun sequence DNA segment encodes these proteins:
- the LOC121787216 gene encoding RNA-binding KH domain-containing protein PEPPER-like, whose protein sequence is MASPQPPAETAAITDEQQAPAELAEAKCEEEAETAAEEAPVTEAPAVDEKDRELEEIKAKWPGWPGYSVFRLLVPVLKVGGIIGRKGDLIKKLVEETRARVRVLDGPITSPDRIVLITGKEEPEAAVSPAIDAILRIFKSVNGLPENDGDKTTAAAFCSIRLLVASTQAISLIGKQGSLIKSIQETSGASVRVLSNDEVPTYAGSQERVVELQGEALKVLKALEAVVGHLRKFLVDQSVLPLFEKSYNAPATQERQVDAWSDKISLHQTPQTSLGADYPVTLKRESLFLDRESQIESHIASRLPLFGQEHGLVNRSSLIGRTGGPVVTQVAQTMQIPLAYAEDIIGVQGTNIDYIRRSSGAILTVQESRGLPEEITVEIKGTSPQVQAAQQLIQEFISGHREPAPGSYANVESAYSRLGGGGSSFLPSSYAGQGQGQPYGGYGSSGAGGYSSFRL, encoded by the exons ATGGCCTCCCCTCAGCCTCCTGCAGAAACCGCCGCCATCACCGACGAACAACAAGCGCCAGCTGAGCTCGCTGAGGCGAAATGCGAAGAAGAGGCCGAAACAGCCGCGGAGGAAGCTCCAGTGACGGAGGCGCCGGCGGTGGATGAAAAGGATAGAGAATTGGAGGAAATTAAGGCCAAGTGGCCCGGCTGGCCGGGATACTCGGTATTCCGGCTATTGGTGCCGGTGCTCAAAGTCGGCGGCATTATCGGGCGGAAGGGAGATCTTATCAAAAAGCTCGTTGAAGAAACCCGAGCTAGGGTTCGCGTGCTCGATGGCCCCATCACTTCGCCGGATCGCATT GTATTAATAACTGGCAAGGAAGAACCTGAAGCAGCAGTATCTCCAGCAATTGATGCCATTTTAAGAATTTTCAAGAGTGTTAATGGTCTTCCTGAGAATGATGGTGATAAAACCACAGCTGCTGCATTTTGTTCGATTCGACTATTAGTAGCGTCAACACAGGCCATTAGTTTAATAGGAAAACAAGGATCCCTGATCAAATCTATTCAGGAAACAAGTGGTGCATCTGTCCGTGTGCTTTCAAATG ATGAGGTACCAACTTATGCTGGTTCCCAAGAAAGGGTTGTTGAGTTACAAGGGGAAGCTTTGAAGGTTCTTAAGGCATTGGAAGCTGTCGTAGGTCACCTGAGAAAATTTTTAGTGGATCAAAGTGTTCTTCCCTTATTTGAGAAGAGT TATAATGCACCAGCCACTCAGGAAAGGCAAGTGGATGCTTGGTCTGACAAGATATCATTGCATCAAACACCACAAACCTCACTAGGGGCTGATTATCCTGTCACGTTGAAAAGGGAATCACTGTTTCTGGACCGTGAAAGCCAGATAGAATCTCATATTGCCTCTAGACTACCATTGTTTGGGCAGGAACATGGACTTGTGAATCGTTCATCACTAATAGGGCGTACCGGGGGACCTGTTGTGACTCAG GTTGCGCAGACCATGCAAATACCTCTTGCATATGCAGAGGACATTATCGGTGTTCAGGGGACGAATATTGATTACATTCGACGCAGTAGTGGTGCTATTTTGACTGTACAAGAGAGTAGAGGTCTGCCTGAAGAGATTACAGTGGAAATCAAAGGCACCTCTCCACAAGTTCAAGCAGCTCAACAACTTATACAG GAATTCATCAGTGGGCACAGAGAGCCAGCTCCCGGAAGCTATGCTAATGTGGAGTCTGCATACTCTCGGCTGGGAGGCGGGGGAAGCTCGTTTTTACCGTCATCATATGCAGGACAAGGACAAGGACAGCCTTACGGTGGATATGGATCGTCGGGGGCAGGGGGATATAGCAGCTTTAGGCTTTGA
- the LOC121787215 gene encoding uncharacterized membrane protein At1g16860-like, with product MGSRFPSHQLSNGLYVSGRPEQLKEKTPTMSSVAMPYTGGDIKKSGELGKMFDIHGDGSRSRKSGPINSAPTRTGSFGGAASHSGQLNSVRSGSISVGGVPGSVSMKKTNSGPLNKHGEPLKKSSGPQGGGTAVSRQNSGPIPPVLPTTGLITSGPITSGPLNSSGAPRKASGPLDSIGSMKMHNASLVNNQAVTHLSQDDEYSFRKSFPKPILWAIILLFVMGFIAGGFILGAVRNPILLVVVVILFAAVASVFTWNTCWGRRAVTGFIASYPDAELRTAKDGQFVKVSGVVTCGNVPLESSFQRVPRCVYTSTSLYEYRGWDSKAANPTHRRFTWGLRTLERHVVDFYISDFQSGLRALVKTGYGARVTPYVDESVVVDINPSNRDMSPEFVRWLGERNLSSDDRVMRLKEGYIKEGSTVSVMGVVQRNENVLMIVPPPEPFSTGCQWSKCILPASPEGVVLRCEDTSKVDVIPV from the exons ATGGGTTCTCGTTTCCCCTCTCATCAGTTGAGCAATGGCCTTTATGTATCGGGCAGGCCTGAGCAGCTGAAAGAGAAAACTCCAACAATGAGCTCAGTTGCCATGCCGTATACTGGAGGAGATATAAAAAAATCTGGAGAGCTAGGCAAAATGTTCGACATCCATGGGGATGGCTCCAGGTCCCGAAAATCAGGTCCCATAAACAGTGCTCCAACAAGGACAGGTTCTTTTGGTGGTGCAGCTTCTCACTCGGGGCAGTTGAATTCTGTGAGAAGTGGCTCGATTTCAGTTGGTGGGGTTCCTGGATCAGTTTCGATGAAGAAGACAAATTCTGGCCCACTTAATAAACACGGTGAACCATTGAAGAAGTCGTCTGGTCCTCAGGGAGGTGGGACTGCTGTATCTCGCCAAAATTCGGGACCTATTCCTCCGGTTCTGCCTACCACCGGCCTCATTACGTCCGGGCCTATTACATCAGGTCCCCTAAATTCATCAGGGGCTCCTCGCAAAGCTTCTGGTCCTTTGGATTCTATAGGCTCGATGAAGATGCACAATGCTTCTTTAGTCAATAACCAGGCTGTTACCCATCTTAGCCAGGATGACGAATATTCATTTCGCAAGAGCTTCCCCAAGCCAATCCTTTGGGCCATCATTCTTCTCTTTGTTATGGGATTTATTGCTGGTGGCTTTATCCTTGGTGCTGTTCGCAATCCCATTCTTCTCGTTGTTGTTGTTATTCTTTTTGCTGCAGTTGCTTCCGTTTTCACCTGGAATACGTGTTGGGGAAGAAGGGCTGTTACTGGTTTTATAGCTAGCTATCCAGATGCAGAGTTACGAACTGCAAAAGATGGCCAATTTGTCAAAGTTTCTGGG GTTGTTACCTGCGGAAATGTTCCTCTCGAGTCATCATTCCAAAGAGTTCCTCGATGTGTTTATACATCTACAAGCTTGTACGAATACCGGGGATGGGATTCCAAAGCTGCAAACCCGACACACCGCCGCTTTACCTGGGGCCTCCGGACATTAGAG AGGCATGTTGTTGATTTCTATATTTCCGACTTCCAATCTGGCTTGCGGGCATTGGTCAAGACTGGCTATGGTGCCAGGGTAACTCCATACGTTGACGAGTCTGTTGTGGTCGACATCAATCCATCCAACCGGGATATGTCTCCTGAGTTCGTCAGATGGTTAGGAGAAAGAAATCTTTCTAGTGACGACCGCGTAATGCGTCTCAAAGAAGG ATACATAAAAGAAGGTAGCACTGTGAGTGTTATGGGAGTCGTGCAACGGAATGAAAATGTACTAATGATCGTCCCCCCACCAGAACCCTTCTCTACAGGATGCCAGTGGAGTAAGTGCATCCTTCCAGCCAGTCCTGAAGGTGTTGTGTTGAGATGCGAGGACACATCGAAGGTAGATGTCATACCAGTTTGA